One region of Triticum aestivum cultivar Chinese Spring chromosome 6B, IWGSC CS RefSeq v2.1, whole genome shotgun sequence genomic DNA includes:
- the LOC123137950 gene encoding BTB/POZ and MATH domain-containing protein 1, which translates to MESASKEKVTASRCSTHKEEGTHIFEIAGYSLKKDMGVEKFVRSVTFTVGGYDWSIRFYPEGTTESPEGCMGICLELMSSNAEVRTFFRLGLVKHETGLIGSMFTPNNKVFSSKTRNSREYHLFILRSSLEAKPVKYLQDDFLIIKCNITVIKESEVYETLGHSEIEVPPSDIMEHLANLLDTKEEADVTFSVGGETFQAHKILLAMRSPVFKAELFGPMKEKRMQCLTIKDMQPAVFKALLHFIYTDSLPDLDDLEGDDKCEMIRHLLVAADKYAMDRLKVMCENILGKSLDVENVATTLALADQYSCDKLKDVCIEFIASSDKMDDVVATKGYANLKRSCPSVLIDALEKRSRPRI; encoded by the coding sequence ATGGAGTCAGCATCCAAGGAGAAGGTGACAGCGTCGAGGTGCTCCACACACAAGGAGGAGGGAACACACATCTTTGAGATCGCCGGGTACAGCCTCAAGAAGGATATGGGTGTCGAGAAGTTCGTCCGGTCGGTCACCTTCACTGTCGGTGGGTACGACTGGTCCATCAGATTTTATCCCGAAGGTACCACCGAGTCGCCCGAAGGGTGTATGGGGATCTGTCTTGAGCTCATGAGCAGCAATGCCGAAGTGCGGACATTCTTTCGGCTTGGATTGGTAAAGCATGAGACAGGGTTGATTGGCTCAATGTTTACGCCAAACAATAAGGTGTTCAGCTCCAAGACCAGGAACAGTCGTGAGTATCATCTGTTCATACTAAGAAGCAGTCTTGAGGCGAAACCAGTAAAGTACCTTCAGGATGATTTTCTCATAATCAAATGTAATATTACGGTAATCAAAGAATCTGAGGTTTATGAAACCTTGGGGCACTCTGAAATTGAGGTGCCACCGTCAGACATCATGGAGCATCTCGCAAACCTGTTGGACACTAAGGAGGAAGCAGATGTCACTTTCAGTGTTGGAGGCGAGACCTTTCAGGCGCACAAGATTTTGCTTGCCATGCGATCACCTGTCTTCAAAGCAGAACTCTTTGGGCCGATGAAGGAGAAGAGGATGCAGTGTTTGACCATCAAAGACATGCAGCCCGCTGTTTTCAAGGCTCTGCTGCATTTCATTTATACAGATTCATTGCCTGACTTGGATGATCTTGAAGGCGATGATAAGTGTGAAATGATCCGGCATTTGCTGGTAGCTGCAGATAAGTATGCCATGGACAGGCTGAAGGTTATGTGTGAAAACATCCTTGGCAAGAGTCTTGATGTGGAGAACGTGGCAACTACATTGGCTTTAGCTGATCAGTATAGCTGTGACAAGCTTAAAGATGTTTGCATTGAATTTATTGCCTCTTCAGATAAGATGGATGATGTCGTGGCAACCAAAGGTTATGCAAATCTCAAAAGATCTTGCCCGTCTGTCTTGATAGATGCTTTAGAGAAGAGAAGCAGGCCTCGCATATAA